The following proteins are co-located in the Macadamia integrifolia cultivar HAES 741 chromosome 3, SCU_Mint_v3, whole genome shotgun sequence genome:
- the LOC122074700 gene encoding EPIDERMAL PATTERNING FACTOR-like protein 4 encodes MGVLHQHHRRLSSATALALLLFAFASSSSSSSSSSYTSATAHSALSPIRQLGGVVKEEREESWERLLTGRRLAGPGSSPPTCRTKCGKCSPCKAVHVPIQPGWSTPLEYYPEAWRCKCDRKHGECNF; translated from the exons ATGGGCGTACTACACCAACACCATCGCCGACTCTCCTCTGCAACTGCCTTAGCTCTCCTCTTATTTGCCTTcgcctcctcctcttcctcttcctcttcctcttcctataCCTCCGCCACTGCTCACTctgctctctctcctattcgCCAACTCG GTGGAGTagtaaaggaagagagagaagagtctTGGGAGAGATTATTGACTGGGAGGAGACTCGCTGGGCCTGGATCTTCTCCACCGACGTGCCGGACTAAGTGTGGGAAGTGTTCCCCTTGCAAGGCAGTCCATGTACCTATTCAACCCGGTTGGAGTACACCTCTTGAATACTACCCTGAAGCTTGGCGTTGCAAATGTG ACAGGAAACATGGGGAATGCAATTTTTAA